The following are encoded together in the Bacillus sp. V2I10 genome:
- a CDS encoding SDR family oxidoreductase, with product MKNRKIAIVTGASRLKGIGAAICLELAKAGTDIFFTYYRPYDAEQPYESENQETEILESLIRETGVRSANIELDLSKTESIPVLFDQVEKTLGEPSILINNAAYSTENDFETITAENLDLHYFVNVRAPLMLSAEFAKRFQHGKGGRIIYMTSGQSQGPMPGELSYAATKACIPDMTKTLASEVGNKGITVNAVNPGPTDTGWMTADLKTVLIEKFPMNRIGQPEDAARLVAFLASDAGEWITGQTIHSEGGFLRT from the coding sequence ATGAAAAACAGGAAAATTGCCATTGTGACAGGAGCGAGCAGGCTTAAAGGAATTGGGGCAGCAATCTGCCTTGAGCTTGCTAAAGCGGGAACGGATATCTTCTTTACTTACTACCGGCCGTATGATGCTGAGCAGCCTTATGAATCTGAAAATCAAGAGACTGAAATTCTTGAGTCACTCATTAGAGAAACTGGAGTGCGTTCTGCAAATATAGAATTGGATTTATCAAAAACAGAATCGATCCCCGTCTTATTTGACCAAGTAGAGAAAACGCTTGGAGAACCATCCATCCTTATTAATAATGCAGCATACTCTACTGAAAATGATTTTGAGACGATAACAGCTGAAAACCTCGATCTTCACTATTTTGTAAATGTGCGGGCGCCGCTTATGTTAAGTGCCGAATTTGCAAAAAGATTTCAACATGGAAAAGGTGGAAGAATCATTTACATGACTTCCGGACAATCGCAAGGACCCATGCCTGGGGAGCTTTCATATGCGGCGACAAAAGCATGTATTCCGGATATGACCAAAACACTTGCATCTGAAGTTGGCAACAAGGGCATTACCGTGAATGCAGTGAATCCCGGTCCTACAGATACAGGGTGGATGACAGCTGATTTAAAAACCGTGCTTATTGAGAAATTTCCAATGAATCGAATTGGGCAGCCTGAAGATGCAGCCCGTCTTGTTGCGTTTCTTGCAAGTGATGCCGGTGAATGGATTACAGGGCAGACGATTCACTCTGAGGGCGGATTTTTAAGGACCTGA
- a CDS encoding C45 family peptidase — MMKIEAEVIQGRGSYYDLGVKQGKIHKDTKLFQNHRKRRIKSNKSYQSVLKTAHRLYERFAPGLWQELEGLSAGLNWPLEDVVHEYSGYQADWKKSGCSALMQNGYYARNYDYHPKTYEGRFLIWQPENGYASIGFAARMIGRIDGMNEKGLVIGYHFVNRLKAGDGFICCSIARFILDTCKTTEEAVAKLREIPHRHAFNYSIYDAAGNAAIAEASSKGVSITSSHQLACTNHFESPSKLVENRHHLVETHTRKEQLSEAFRKDFTASEAFTFFNSRSSAIFKKEYHNWAGTLHTAVYIPKSLQVLIGVGGDSQPLVFSFKEWLKGKDSYLKKIRGTLETNIELPF; from the coding sequence ATGATGAAAATTGAAGCAGAAGTCATACAGGGACGAGGCAGCTACTATGACCTTGGTGTAAAACAGGGAAAAATACATAAAGATACTAAACTCTTTCAAAATCACCGAAAAAGAAGAATAAAATCCAACAAATCTTATCAATCAGTACTGAAAACGGCTCATAGACTTTATGAACGATTCGCTCCAGGACTATGGCAGGAGCTGGAGGGCTTGTCTGCAGGACTTAACTGGCCGCTTGAGGATGTTGTTCATGAATATAGCGGGTATCAGGCAGATTGGAAAAAATCAGGGTGCAGTGCCCTTATGCAAAACGGCTATTATGCAAGAAACTACGACTACCATCCTAAAACATACGAAGGACGATTTTTGATTTGGCAGCCTGAAAATGGGTACGCGAGCATTGGGTTTGCAGCAAGGATGATTGGTCGGATTGACGGCATGAATGAAAAAGGCCTTGTCATAGGCTATCATTTCGTTAATAGGCTAAAAGCCGGAGACGGGTTTATTTGCTGCAGCATTGCAAGATTTATCCTTGATACTTGCAAAACGACAGAAGAAGCCGTAGCGAAATTAAGAGAGATTCCACATCGCCATGCATTTAATTATTCTATTTATGATGCAGCTGGAAATGCAGCCATAGCAGAAGCATCCAGCAAGGGAGTATCTATCACGTCGAGTCATCAATTGGCTTGCACAAATCATTTTGAGAGTCCTTCTAAACTGGTGGAAAACCGTCATCATTTAGTGGAAACACATACCAGGAAGGAACAGCTTTCAGAAGCCTTCCGAAAAGATTTTACAGCATCGGAAGCTTTTACTTTTTTTAACAGCAGAAGCAGTGCGATTTTCAAAAAAGAATATCATAATTGGGCCGGAACCCTTCATACTGCTGTCTATATTCCAAAATCCCTTCAGGTTCTGATCGGAGTTGGGGGAGACAGTCAGCCGCTTGTCTTCTCATTTAAAGAATGGCTAAAAGGAAAAGACAGCTATTTGAAAAAAATTCGAGGAACTCTTGAAACAAATATTGAACTTCCTTTTTGA
- a CDS encoding Lrp/AsnC family transcriptional regulator gives MLDHTDMQILDELSKNSRITMKKLGEKVHLTGQSTAARVAKLEEKGVIEGYTIKENQVKLGCLIHAWITIHTKSTHHQPYLSYTKTQEKYVINNFKISGAGCYLLECKFPSNEVLEQFLTDLNKHVTYELSTVINKL, from the coding sequence ATGTTAGATCATACAGATATGCAGATTCTAGATGAACTATCCAAGAACAGTCGGATTACAATGAAAAAATTAGGTGAGAAAGTCCATTTGACGGGACAATCTACCGCTGCTAGAGTGGCTAAATTAGAAGAAAAGGGAGTGATTGAGGGATACACCATTAAAGAGAATCAAGTGAAATTAGGGTGTTTGATACATGCTTGGATTACTATCCATACCAAAAGTACGCATCATCAGCCGTATCTCTCCTACACCAAAACACAAGAGAAGTATGTAATAAACAACTTTAAAATTAGTGGAGCCGGTTGTTATCTTCTTGAATGTAAATTTCCATCTAATGAAGTATTAGAACAATTTCTTACAGACTTAAACAAGCATGTCACCTATGAATTATCGACTGTTATTAATAAGCTGTAA
- a CDS encoding MBL fold metallo-hydrolase, giving the protein MKITQIRNATIVVEYTGKKFLIDPFLAEKGTYAPFPNSVRQDQTNPLVSLPMSLDEIIKEVDAVIVTHLHLDHFDDVAKNVLPKDIKMFVQNEEDAKEVRNAGFQNAEVLQEDTVFEGIQLMKTKGEHGRGEELLKIAGLVCGVVFKHPSEKTLYVAGDTVWYDEVQEEIDTHKPDIIVVNGGDNQFLDFGSLIMGKEDIYEVHKAAPNAKIISVHMEAVNHWTLSREELKSFTEEKGISSHVLVPEDGESYTF; this is encoded by the coding sequence ATGAAGATTACTCAAATTCGAAATGCAACAATCGTTGTTGAATATACAGGTAAAAAGTTTTTAATTGACCCATTTTTAGCAGAGAAAGGTACGTACGCACCTTTCCCAAATTCGGTAAGACAAGATCAAACTAATCCTTTAGTGAGCTTACCAATGTCTCTTGACGAGATCATTAAGGAAGTAGATGCAGTTATTGTCACTCATCTGCATTTAGACCACTTTGATGATGTGGCGAAAAATGTATTGCCAAAGGACATCAAAATGTTTGTACAAAATGAAGAAGATGCAAAAGAAGTAAGAAACGCTGGTTTTCAAAATGCAGAAGTGTTACAAGAAGATACAGTATTTGAAGGCATCCAATTAATGAAAACCAAAGGTGAACACGGTAGAGGAGAAGAACTCTTAAAAATTGCTGGTTTAGTGTGTGGAGTTGTCTTCAAACACCCAAGTGAAAAAACGTTATATGTAGCTGGAGATACAGTATGGTATGATGAGGTCCAAGAAGAAATTGATACACATAAACCCGACATTATTGTGGTGAATGGTGGAGACAATCAATTCCTAGATTTCGGTTCTCTCATCATGGGGAAAGAGGACATTTATGAAGTGCATAAGGCGGCTCCTAACGCCAAAATCATTTCTGTCCATATGGAAGCTGTTAACCATTGGACATTATCAAGAGAAGAATTAAAAAGCTTTACTGAGGAAAAAGGAATCTCTTCTCACGTTCTAGTGCCAGAAGATGGCGAATCTTACACATTTTAA
- a CDS encoding NADH-dependent flavin oxidoreductase translates to MNSKYQPLLQPFDFKNGIQLKNRIVMAPMTNFSSNEDGTVTEAETAYYSRRSGGVGMVITACAYVTPSGKGFPGEFGSDSDDMIPSLRKLASSIKDKGAKAILQIFHGGRMVPAELVPDGDVVSASAVAAEQGHPSGEAPVPRALTHEEIISIIKDFGESARRAIEAGFDGVEIHGANGYLIQQFVSPHSNRREDEFGGSIENRLAFPLAIVDEVKKAAAQYGSEEFLVGYRFSPEEPETPGITMEDTLALVDALTEKDLNYLHISLMEYWSAPRRGIDDTRSRLEIIQERVAGKVPLIGVGSIYTPDDAMKAMSTGVPLIALGRELIIDPDWVQKISEGREDKIETELDKNAQSRLVVPDPLWQAIIHTPGWFPVKV, encoded by the coding sequence ATGAATTCAAAGTATCAGCCGTTATTACAGCCATTTGATTTTAAAAACGGTATTCAATTAAAAAACCGGATTGTAATGGCTCCAATGACGAACTTTTCATCAAATGAAGACGGAACAGTAACAGAAGCAGAAACTGCTTATTATAGCCGCCGTTCAGGCGGAGTTGGAATGGTGATTACAGCATGTGCTTATGTGACGCCAAGCGGTAAAGGATTCCCTGGCGAATTTGGAAGTGATTCTGATGATATGATTCCATCATTGAGAAAGCTTGCTTCATCTATAAAGGATAAAGGGGCAAAAGCGATTCTTCAGATTTTTCACGGAGGAAGAATGGTTCCTGCAGAACTCGTGCCGGATGGAGATGTAGTCAGTGCAAGTGCAGTGGCAGCGGAGCAGGGTCATCCTTCAGGAGAAGCACCTGTTCCGCGTGCGCTTACACATGAAGAGATAATCAGCATTATCAAAGACTTTGGAGAATCCGCCCGCCGTGCCATTGAAGCAGGCTTTGATGGTGTTGAAATACATGGTGCTAATGGGTATTTAATTCAGCAATTCGTCTCTCCTCATTCAAATCGCCGCGAAGACGAGTTTGGAGGAAGCATTGAAAACAGGCTTGCTTTCCCTCTTGCAATCGTTGACGAAGTGAAAAAAGCAGCAGCTCAGTATGGTTCAGAAGAATTTCTTGTGGGTTACCGTTTCTCTCCTGAGGAGCCGGAAACACCAGGAATTACGATGGAAGATACGTTAGCCCTGGTTGATGCGCTTACTGAAAAAGACTTGAATTATCTGCATATCTCACTGATGGAATATTGGTCAGCTCCAAGACGGGGTATTGATGACACCCGCTCTCGCCTCGAAATTATTCAAGAACGTGTTGCCGGCAAGGTACCGCTGATTGGCGTTGGATCTATTTATACACCAGATGATGCCATGAAAGCAATGAGTACCGGAGTGCCGCTGATTGCCCTCGGACGGGAATTAATCATCGATCCTGATTGGGTGCAGAAAATTTCCGAAGGCCGGGAAGATAAAATTGAGACTGAACTTGATAAAAATGCCCAGTCCCGACTGGTCGTTCCTGATCCTTTATGGCAGGCAATTATTCATACACCTGGCTGGTTCCCTGTTAAAGTCTGA
- a CDS encoding STAS domain-containing protein produces the protein MQQVIDMMNQNERLLYEKWENSVEPYKCNHTFIDITGVPVVDTFDANHLIQAAEAVQLPGASCIIVGIRPEIAQTLINLGISIDNIQTFSNLHTGIQFVTMKDQKEQRS, from the coding sequence ATGCAGCAAGTAATAGACATGATGAACCAGAATGAACGCCTGCTTTATGAGAAATGGGAGAACAGCGTCGAACCCTACAAATGCAATCATACATTTATAGATATTACCGGCGTCCCGGTTGTCGATACATTCGATGCAAACCATCTGATACAGGCAGCGGAAGCCGTCCAATTGCCGGGCGCCAGCTGCATCATAGTCGGCATTCGCCCGGAAATTGCCCAAACCCTGATAAATCTCGGCATATCGATAGATAATATTCAAACCTTCTCTAACCTTCATACAGGTATTCAGTTTGTAACGATGAAGGATCAGAAAGAACAGCGTTCATGA
- a CDS encoding MFS transporter, with the protein MMVEKEDISRSKQQPIWLQDYIDSPEKQKQLYKKTLSIVILSQIFGGAGLAAGITVGALLAQDMLGTENAAGIPTALFTLGSAGAALLVGRLSQRFGRGAGLATGFLAGGLGAIGVIIAALINSVALLFVSLLIYGAGTASNLQARYAGTDLATAKQRATAVSMAMVFTTFGAVAGPNLVDVMGEFAHSIGIPALAGPFILAAAAFILAGLVLLIFLRPDPLMVSTAIANAREKGDTVQTETNLESSTINKRGVVVGATIMVLTQFVMVAIMTMTPVHMGHHGHSLREVGLVIGFHIGAMYFPSPLTGLLVDKVGRIAMAVASGATLLASGLVAAFAPGGSMVLLILALVLLGVGWNFGLISGTALIVDSTHPSIRAKTQGSADVLVALSGASGGALSGMVVAHSSYAVLSLSGAILSLLLIPVVVWSRKTQSKELI; encoded by the coding sequence ATGATGGTTGAAAAAGAAGATATAAGCAGGTCAAAACAGCAGCCTATTTGGTTGCAAGATTATATTGATTCACCAGAAAAACAAAAACAACTTTATAAAAAAACCTTAAGCATTGTTATCCTTTCACAAATCTTTGGAGGAGCAGGACTTGCAGCTGGTATAACAGTAGGTGCACTGCTCGCACAAGATATGCTAGGGACGGAAAATGCAGCAGGGATTCCAACTGCCTTATTCACTTTAGGATCTGCAGGAGCAGCACTGCTTGTAGGACGGCTTTCACAACGTTTTGGCCGTGGAGCAGGACTTGCGACCGGCTTTCTTGCTGGTGGATTGGGTGCGATTGGCGTTATAATTGCTGCCTTAATTAACAGTGTCGCACTTTTATTTGTTTCCCTGCTTATTTATGGAGCTGGTACCGCCTCAAATCTGCAGGCACGATACGCCGGTACAGATTTAGCAACAGCTAAACAGCGAGCAACTGCTGTTAGCATGGCCATGGTTTTTACTACCTTTGGAGCTGTAGCAGGTCCTAACTTGGTCGATGTGATGGGAGAATTTGCACATTCTATCGGTATTCCAGCTTTGGCTGGCCCCTTTATCTTAGCAGCAGCTGCTTTTATCCTTGCCGGACTTGTTCTTTTAATTTTTCTTCGTCCAGACCCTTTGATGGTATCTACAGCCATTGCGAATGCCCGGGAGAAAGGCGATACAGTACAGACAGAGACAAATTTGGAAAGTTCTACAATAAACAAAAGAGGGGTTGTAGTAGGCGCTACAATTATGGTTTTAACTCAATTTGTCATGGTAGCCATAATGACAATGACACCTGTTCATATGGGACACCATGGCCATAGTTTAAGAGAAGTGGGGTTAGTCATAGGTTTTCATATAGGCGCCATGTACTTTCCTTCACCTTTGACAGGCCTATTGGTAGATAAAGTTGGTCGTATTGCAATGGCTGTTGCTTCTGGTGCCACGCTTTTAGCCTCTGGTTTGGTGGCAGCTTTTGCACCGGGAGGCTCAATGGTATTGCTTATCTTGGCTCTAGTACTATTAGGTGTCGGCTGGAACTTTGGTTTAATAAGCGGAACTGCTCTTATTGTAGACTCAACACATCCATCTATTCGTGCAAAAACACAGGGATCAGCTGATGTCTTGGTTGCATTGTCAGGAGCCTCTGGCGGTGCGTTATCAGGAATGGTAGTCGCTCATTCTAGTTATGCAGTATTATCACTTTCTGGAGCTATTCTGTCACTATTGCTTATTCCTGTAGTAGTTTGGTCTCGTAAGACTCAAAGCAAAGAGCTAATATAG